A stretch of the Leptospiraceae bacterium genome encodes the following:
- a CDS encoding DUF342 domain-containing protein — MGTEEPQNEELEEKQNIEEQVPEDPGERLVGGKKSLDPTTFFTIDIAKDLMSAHLIIDAESIKLDEVSSPMVQQFLSRSGLDPDLIDYTSINYVFAEINRMKSGQSKPGIIKTLVSRGKQPEKGRDGWLKYFFPINQRVVIKDDGSADFRNIDKYVSIKTGEKIATVFHGLVGKPGRDVKGGLIQAPPIDRPKLIVGKNINSQDREEYTELTEVLKYTDYLATCDGVLYAQEGSISVSPELEINSNVGLSTGNITFDGTINIRGTVEDGSKVESTGNLFVSENIETSQVVVGGDLMVKGGIKTNSKGVIKVAGSLRSKFIENSVLEVDGDVYVDFSILNSKIYTLGSVIMTGKSNAIIGSEITCYGGLSAHNLGSNAGLNVHIETGVHYKNERLFIELQEQIKLSEKELDKVIPKIQQMKIFIQKSRGKLDNQRKLQFQKVFEEYKKRENMHKMLVAKHEDLKTGRFNLEKVNLVVRNTAFPGTVIKYRRQVERISKEQSAFMMNFFPGQDHAAMTAISGKHKKSKAD, encoded by the coding sequence ATGGGAACAGAAGAACCACAAAACGAAGAACTGGAAGAAAAGCAAAATATCGAAGAGCAGGTTCCTGAAGATCCGGGAGAAAGATTGGTAGGCGGTAAAAAGTCACTTGACCCGACTACTTTTTTTACAATCGATATTGCAAAAGATTTAATGTCTGCCCATTTAATTATAGATGCAGAGTCTATAAAACTTGACGAAGTTTCTTCTCCTATGGTTCAACAATTTTTATCCCGCTCCGGATTAGATCCCGATTTAATTGATTATACCTCCATTAATTATGTCTTTGCTGAAATCAATCGCATGAAGTCGGGGCAGTCCAAGCCCGGGATTATCAAAACTCTTGTATCTCGTGGGAAGCAGCCCGAGAAGGGACGTGATGGCTGGTTAAAGTATTTTTTCCCGATTAATCAGAGAGTAGTGATTAAGGATGATGGTTCAGCTGACTTCCGAAATATAGATAAGTATGTTTCTATAAAAACCGGTGAAAAAATTGCGACGGTTTTTCACGGTCTTGTCGGAAAGCCGGGCAGGGATGTAAAAGGAGGTCTGATTCAGGCTCCTCCTATTGACAGGCCCAAGCTAATCGTTGGAAAAAATATTAACTCTCAGGACAGAGAAGAGTATACAGAACTTACCGAAGTTTTAAAATATACCGATTATCTTGCTACCTGTGATGGAGTTTTATACGCACAGGAAGGTTCTATTTCTGTTTCCCCGGAGCTGGAGATCAATTCAAATGTTGGATTGTCTACAGGTAATATAACATTTGATGGAACCATTAATATACGGGGTACGGTTGAAGACGGTTCGAAGGTAGAATCTACCGGCAATTTATTTGTTTCCGAGAACATTGAGACTTCCCAGGTAGTTGTTGGAGGAGATCTTATGGTTAAGGGTGGGATTAAGACCAATTCGAAAGGAGTGATTAAGGTTGCGGGGAGTCTTAGGTCTAAATTTATAGAGAATTCCGTTTTGGAAGTAGATGGAGATGTCTATGTTGATTTCTCCATTTTAAATTCTAAAATTTATACCCTCGGTAGTGTAATTATGACCGGGAAATCAAATGCAATCATCGGTTCGGAGATTACCTGCTACGGCGGTCTTTCTGCTCATAATCTGGGTTCTAATGCAGGTTTAAACGTTCATATAGAAACCGGAGTTCATTACAAGAACGAGAGATTATTCATCGAGTTACAGGAGCAAATTAAACTTTCCGAGAAAGAGCTGGATAAAGTTATCCCTAAAATCCAGCAAATGAAAATTTTTATTCAAAAAAGTCGAGGAAAGCTGGATAACCAGAGAAAGCTTCAGTTTCAAAAGGTTTTTGAAGAATACAAAAAACGTGAAAACATGCATAAAATGCTCGTTGCCAAGCATGAGGATCTGAAAACCGGAAGGTTTAACCTTGAGAAAGTGAACCTGGTGGTAAGAAATACAGCTTTCCCGGGAACTGTCATTAAATACAGGAGACAGGTCGAAAGAATCAGTAAAGAGCAGAGTGCTTTTATGATGAATTTCTTTCCCGGTCAGGATCATGCCGCCATGACAGCCATCAGCGGCAAGCATAAGAAATCAAAAGCAGACTAA
- a CDS encoding methyltransferase domain-containing protein, whose amino-acid sequence MKLYKDLAEYYYQIESPGRNFSNEVTFIQSLLDKMGIKSLLDMGCGTGEHINALQNFGFTCHGIDSSPEMIKTAQKRFPQGQFEIGDIRSFIAARQFECISCLFGTFNYLIEDKDISFALRNIWKNLGRSGLFLLEVWNAFPIQQIQRKPITTVSTSRIGETIIQRNRGFRLKEDPNQEKILVEVNFVYNLDEKVIKDRHIMRVFYEEQITKLLEEHKFRILKVFGNYLQKPFAQTDSRMVILALKQ is encoded by the coding sequence ATGAAGCTGTATAAAGACTTAGCCGAATACTACTACCAGATTGAAAGTCCGGGACGAAACTTCTCAAACGAAGTGACATTTATCCAAAGTCTTCTGGATAAAATGGGCATAAAATCTCTTCTGGATATGGGCTGTGGTACCGGAGAACATATCAACGCTCTTCAAAATTTCGGTTTTACCTGCCATGGGATTGACTCCTCTCCTGAAATGATAAAAACAGCCCAGAAACGGTTTCCGCAGGGACAGTTTGAAATAGGTGATATCCGCTCTTTTATTGCTGCGAGACAGTTTGAGTGCATTTCCTGTCTTTTTGGTACCTTCAACTACCTGATTGAAGACAAAGATATTTCCTTTGCCTTAAGAAATATCTGGAAAAACCTCGGGCGTTCCGGTCTTTTTCTTTTAGAAGTCTGGAATGCTTTTCCTATTCAACAAATTCAAAGAAAACCTATTACTACTGTCAGTACTTCTCGCATAGGAGAAACCATCATTCAAAGGAATCGAGGTTTCCGCTTAAAGGAAGACCCGAATCAGGAAAAAATTCTTGTAGAAGTAAATTTTGTCTACAACCTTGATGAAAAGGTGATCAAAGACAGACACATTATGAGAGTTTTCTACGAAGAGCAAATTACAAAGCTTTTAGAAGAACACAAGTTCAGAATTTTGAAGGTATTCGGAAATTATTTGCAAAAACCTTTTGCACAAACGGATAGTCGTATGGTTATATTAGCTCTTAAGCAATAG
- a CDS encoding D-sedoheptulose 7-phosphate isomerase, producing the protein MKDYIQKQFTDSIFTKQKAIEDKEILQTLQDISQKAIEVYKQKGKILIAGNGGSAADSQHIAGELISRFYFDRPGLAAIALNTDSSTLTAIGNDYGYEHVFARQIEANGNSGDIFIGISTSGNSKNIIRALSIAREKGLVTIGFTGESGGAMLELCDFCLKVPSRDTPRIQECHILFGHIICACIEKELFGN; encoded by the coding sequence GTGAAAGATTACATACAAAAACAATTTACAGATTCAATTTTCACCAAACAAAAAGCAATAGAAGACAAAGAAATTCTTCAAACCCTGCAGGACATAAGTCAGAAAGCGATAGAAGTCTATAAACAAAAAGGAAAAATCCTGATTGCCGGAAACGGAGGTAGTGCTGCAGATAGTCAACATATTGCCGGTGAACTAATTTCTCGTTTTTATTTTGACAGGCCGGGCCTTGCTGCAATAGCTCTGAATACGGACAGTTCCACACTAACAGCCATCGGAAATGACTATGGTTATGAGCATGTGTTTGCCAGGCAAATAGAAGCTAATGGAAATTCAGGAGATATATTTATCGGAATTTCCACTTCCGGCAATTCAAAGAATATTATACGAGCTCTGTCAATTGCCAGGGAAAAGGGTTTAGTAACAATAGGATTCACCGGGGAAAGCGGAGGTGCAATGTTAGAACTCTGTGACTTTTGTTTAAAAGTTCCTTCGAGAGACACTCCGAGAATCCAGGAGTGTCATATTTTATTTGGTCACATAATTTGTGCATGTATTGAAAAAGAGTTATTCGGAAATTAA
- a CDS encoding CapA family protein, translating into MQNKKEKYKSVVPKKSILIILLAFWFVNCASTIRRISPETSQSSLSFSVVGDIMVHNTQLDAAYDKKCKCYDFEPVFKEISPYLSRADFTIGNLETTLPNNPKLYAGYPAFGTPDSLTSALKKAGFDILTTSNNHSCDTGKVGLEHTIEALDKQGLGHLGTYKNKKEYEKNRIYTIEKNGIRIALFAYTYGTNGIRVPGNFVVNLIDKEQIKKDILLARSQSFDMIFVYYHFGTEYLRLPDKFQKEMVELALEEGADVVLGGHPHVLQPFGLQTRKDKKGRHRQTLHIYSLGNFVSAQHRRFTDGGIIFNFSISKKLIDYGEKKEVSYSIHSVGYEPVWVYRNWIKGKRNYYVLPVNKYREEKGELKLALSDTKKMELFYKDTQGHFKKHSILEEPLVAGGD; encoded by the coding sequence ATGCAAAATAAAAAAGAGAAATATAAGAGTGTTGTACCAAAAAAAAGCATTTTAATTATTCTTTTAGCGTTTTGGTTTGTAAATTGTGCCAGTACCATTCGCAGAATTTCTCCCGAAACCTCTCAATCCTCGCTCAGCTTTTCTGTAGTAGGAGATATTATGGTTCACAATACCCAGCTGGATGCAGCTTATGACAAAAAGTGCAAGTGCTATGATTTTGAACCGGTATTCAAAGAAATCAGTCCCTATCTTTCCCGGGCAGACTTTACCATTGGCAACCTCGAAACAACTCTTCCCAATAATCCTAAGTTATATGCCGGCTACCCGGCTTTCGGAACCCCGGACTCCCTAACTTCAGCCTTAAAAAAAGCCGGTTTTGATATTCTTACCACCTCCAATAATCATTCCTGTGATACGGGAAAAGTTGGACTGGAACACACGATAGAGGCTCTTGATAAGCAGGGACTCGGACATCTCGGCACCTATAAGAATAAAAAGGAATATGAGAAGAATCGCATTTACACTATAGAAAAAAATGGTATAAGAATTGCATTATTTGCTTATACATACGGTACCAACGGAATCCGCGTACCCGGAAACTTTGTAGTGAACCTGATAGACAAAGAACAAATAAAAAAAGATATCCTTCTCGCCAGAAGCCAGTCCTTTGATATGATATTTGTATACTATCATTTCGGAACAGAGTATTTGCGTCTTCCGGATAAGTTTCAAAAAGAAATGGTAGAACTGGCTTTAGAAGAAGGAGCGGATGTAGTTCTCGGTGGGCATCCTCACGTTCTACAACCTTTTGGTTTACAGACAAGAAAGGATAAAAAGGGAAGACACAGGCAAACCCTGCATATTTACTCTCTGGGTAATTTTGTATCTGCCCAGCACAGAAGATTCACTGATGGAGGTATCATCTTCAATTTTTCCATTTCAAAAAAGCTGATTGATTATGGTGAAAAAAAAGAAGTGAGCTATTCCATTCATTCTGTAGGCTATGAACCGGTCTGGGTTTATCGTAACTGGATAAAAGGTAAAAGGAATTACTATGTTTTACCCGTTAATAAATACAGAGAAGAAAAGGGTGAGTTAAAACTGGCTCTATCCGATACAAAGAAAATGGAATTATTTTATAAAGATACACAGGGACATTTTAAAAAGCATTCAATTCTGGAGGAGCCACTTGTAGCAGGAGGTGATTGA
- a CDS encoding leucyl/phenylalanyl-tRNA--protein transferase, whose product MRDFESFFGNPSMIKSDMVAIGGDFSTERLFYAYSHGIFPWSQNPIRWYCLNPRAIFDIKGLHISRTVKRKIKKGLYTITFNEAFTDVMKGCALRVYEPTWISKGFIEGYTNFHRDGYAHSVEAWDSYGNLVGGAYGVAIGKFFAGESMFSFSSDAGKVALSYLFSALDMSGFTLFDTQQLNEVTWNLGAYEIPKSVYLSRLKDAVKVPTKWQPPLLEQISPLDYAERNS is encoded by the coding sequence GTGAGAGATTTTGAATCTTTTTTTGGTAATCCTTCAATGATAAAAAGCGATATGGTGGCTATTGGAGGGGATTTTAGTACGGAGAGGCTGTTTTATGCTTACAGTCACGGAATATTTCCCTGGTCACAAAATCCGATCCGCTGGTATTGCTTAAACCCCAGGGCAATTTTTGATATTAAAGGTTTGCACATTTCCCGTACGGTAAAAAGAAAGATTAAAAAAGGTTTATATACCATTACTTTTAATGAAGCTTTTACGGATGTAATGAAAGGTTGTGCTCTGCGAGTTTATGAACCTACCTGGATAAGCAAAGGTTTTATTGAAGGATATACAAATTTTCACCGGGATGGTTATGCCCATAGTGTTGAGGCCTGGGATAGTTACGGAAACCTCGTAGGCGGAGCGTACGGTGTCGCTATAGGGAAATTTTTTGCAGGTGAAAGTATGTTTTCTTTTAGTTCAGATGCCGGTAAGGTAGCCCTATCTTATCTCTTTTCAGCCCTGGATATGTCCGGTTTTACCCTCTTTGATACCCAGCAGTTGAATGAGGTCACCTGGAATTTGGGAGCCTATGAGATTCCCAAATCGGTTTATCTATCGAGGCTAAAAGACGCAGTAAAAGTTCCTACAAAGTGGCAGCCTCCTCTCCTCGAACAAATTTCTCCTCTTGATTATGCTGAAAGAAACTCCTGA
- a CDS encoding amidohydrolase family protein has product MRLIQKFGFFLLFHIFLESCMFRSFGGAFHPDPSFSNLSKEAKALVAEAYKGINVEKLVDFHTHIIGTGTSCKDCYINPNMKSIFHPAHFLRYKIYLSTLGVKSASRADEEALHRLINLIRSNPYHGKHYILAFDKHYNQDGTVNEEKTEFYVPNEYVYALSQQYPDIFLPAISVHPYRKDALEQIDYWAEKGVRLMKWLPNAQGMDPSDKNIIPFYKKLIEKRIVLLSHSGEEKAVEADEYQKLGNPLLFRLALQLGVHVILAHCASLGQNSDLDTKELRTIDNFVLFSRLMEEKFNGKLYGDISALSLVTRLPKPILTVLEKEDWAKKLVDGSDYPIPAVNVLIHLGKLEKLKLITKKERELLREIYQVNPLLFDFVLKRSLRHPSSGNRLKPEIFENKEGIFQY; this is encoded by the coding sequence ATGCGACTCATTCAAAAATTCGGTTTTTTCTTACTTTTCCATATTTTCTTAGAATCCTGTATGTTTCGCTCATTCGGAGGAGCTTTTCACCCGGATCCTTCTTTTTCAAACTTGAGTAAAGAAGCAAAAGCCCTGGTTGCTGAGGCCTATAAAGGAATCAATGTAGAGAAGCTTGTAGATTTTCATACCCATATAATAGGAACGGGAACTTCCTGCAAAGATTGTTATATCAATCCAAATATGAAATCCATTTTTCATCCTGCTCATTTTCTTCGGTATAAAATATATTTAAGTACTCTCGGAGTAAAATCTGCCTCCCGTGCAGACGAAGAAGCCCTTCATAGACTCATAAACCTGATTCGCTCCAATCCTTACCATGGAAAGCATTATATTTTGGCTTTCGATAAACACTATAATCAGGATGGAACCGTAAATGAAGAGAAAACAGAATTTTATGTTCCGAATGAATATGTATATGCACTCTCTCAACAGTATCCCGATATTTTCCTTCCGGCGATTTCTGTTCATCCCTATAGAAAAGATGCTCTGGAACAAATAGACTATTGGGCAGAAAAAGGAGTCAGACTGATGAAATGGCTTCCCAATGCACAGGGAATGGATCCCTCTGATAAAAACATTATACCATTTTATAAGAAACTCATTGAGAAAAGAATAGTTCTTTTGAGCCATTCCGGGGAAGAAAAAGCAGTAGAAGCAGACGAATACCAGAAACTAGGAAACCCTCTTTTATTCAGACTGGCACTACAACTCGGAGTCCATGTTATCCTTGCTCACTGTGCCAGTCTGGGACAAAATTCAGATCTCGATACAAAAGAGTTGAGAACCATAGATAATTTTGTTTTATTCAGTCGACTTATGGAAGAAAAATTTAATGGGAAGCTATATGGAGATATTTCTGCTTTAAGTCTGGTAACAAGATTACCCAAACCTATCCTGACTGTATTGGAAAAAGAAGATTGGGCGAAAAAACTCGTGGATGGAAGTGATTATCCGATTCCGGCTGTTAATGTTTTAATTCACCTTGGCAAATTAGAAAAACTCAAACTCATTACAAAAAAAGAACGGGAACTTCTAAGAGAAATATACCAGGTAAACCCTCTACTCTTTGATTTTGTTCTAAAAAGAAGCCTGCGTCATCCTTCCAGCGGAAATCGTCTAAAACCAGAAATATTTGAAAACAAAGAAGGTATATTCCAATACTAA
- a CDS encoding PAS domain S-box protein has product MNILLVEDSEFDCFYVTELLKDTQIEYNLHHESDLASALEHIRTSGFPDIILLDLNLPDSSGLNTFQALKLRSPKSTFIILTGNRDNDLALNSISLGAQDYLLKGKINSYVLERSIKYSLERTRQNQEVIERSQALQAANLRMQKLMENLPAGICLEDKDGYITYMNPHFIPVLGFKPYEIPQKFLEVVEFLAGNYAESFDLKEKYQWMAENRYHFKGEEFTNKEGKILSLEYIPLFSHDNEYEGNLWVFNDITSSKQWEKKKELVKILDSTSEEFYIISLETFRYLYTNSTALSNLALEQEEIFLKHPYEIKEGMSKEEFFKLIDPLLKDEVERLEFECLHKRKDGMLYPVQLLYTKMEWNGMPVILSVGRNVAEKKYTENLIKEKQELLSSVFDLVQVGICILDREGNIKEYNQKFKTIFSENEDVNFKSFHQFAGLSGTRKKRFYHLLFTKDTMSNKKPLKVKTLKGNNIWIDIKATSITYSDGRKYRLLAIIDVSQQKISERNIKNLLNVEQSSRKMLSTIINASPDWIYIKDLEFRYLRVNDSFARDMHLNPDDILGRSDIQIGFHENIVFGDDEREIKGFREEDLEVLKGKTIHNSSVEVIDKNGKVRIFDTYKYPLFSDEQVIGIVGISRDITERRKEEERVKDLLKKEIALNEFKSRFIRMVSHEFRTPLTTIMNSSHLIKSYGNRLDDEKKEKYFKYIEDAIHNLIGLLDDVILINQSEEDSLNNHPVEMKPVNTIQDIIEKLEISYKTHQILFSVEGDRKTVYSLDDSLFRIIVQNLITNAIKYSPGKKSIEVYLELDKDDILIQVKDYGIGIPQKEYDSLFKSFFRASNVKNISGIGLGLNIVKSCVEKMKGKIWFESKENEGTIFYINIPAYSILL; this is encoded by the coding sequence ATGAATATACTACTGGTTGAAGATAGTGAATTCGATTGTTTTTATGTCACAGAGCTTCTTAAAGATACGCAAATTGAGTATAATTTACATCATGAGTCGGATCTTGCTTCAGCTTTAGAGCACATAAGAACGAGTGGTTTTCCTGACATTATTCTTTTAGATCTCAATCTACCGGATTCCAGCGGTTTAAATACCTTTCAGGCTCTTAAATTAAGGTCTCCGAAATCTACCTTTATTATTCTTACCGGTAACCGAGACAACGATCTGGCTTTAAATTCCATTTCTCTTGGTGCCCAGGATTACCTTCTGAAAGGGAAAATTAATTCCTATGTATTAGAGCGCTCCATTAAATACTCTCTCGAGAGAACCCGTCAGAATCAGGAAGTAATCGAAAGAAGTCAGGCTTTGCAGGCAGCTAACCTGAGGATGCAGAAATTGATGGAGAATCTTCCTGCCGGAATTTGTCTTGAGGATAAAGATGGATATATTACCTATATGAATCCACATTTTATCCCGGTTTTAGGATTTAAACCTTACGAAATACCTCAAAAATTTTTAGAGGTAGTGGAGTTTTTAGCCGGAAACTATGCGGAGTCTTTTGACTTAAAAGAGAAATACCAGTGGATGGCGGAAAACCGCTATCATTTCAAGGGGGAAGAGTTTACAAATAAAGAGGGAAAAATTCTTTCTTTAGAGTATATTCCTCTTTTTTCGCATGATAATGAATATGAAGGAAACCTCTGGGTTTTTAATGATATTACTTCGAGTAAGCAATGGGAAAAGAAAAAAGAATTAGTTAAAATATTAGATTCTACCTCTGAAGAATTTTATATTATATCACTTGAAACTTTTCGTTACCTTTATACAAATTCAACTGCTTTAAGTAACCTGGCCCTTGAGCAAGAAGAAATTTTTTTAAAACATCCCTATGAGATAAAAGAAGGGATGAGTAAGGAAGAATTTTTTAAACTGATTGATCCACTTTTAAAAGATGAGGTGGAACGTTTGGAATTCGAATGTTTGCATAAACGAAAAGATGGAATGCTATATCCTGTCCAGTTGTTATATACGAAAATGGAATGGAATGGAATGCCTGTTATTCTATCTGTTGGTCGAAATGTTGCAGAAAAAAAATATACAGAAAATCTAATTAAAGAAAAACAAGAACTTCTAAGTTCCGTATTTGATTTGGTTCAAGTAGGGATATGTATTTTAGATAGAGAGGGGAATATAAAAGAATATAATCAGAAGTTCAAAACTATTTTTAGTGAAAATGAAGATGTCAACTTTAAAAGTTTCCACCAGTTTGCCGGCTTAAGTGGAACCAGAAAAAAAAGGTTCTATCATCTGCTCTTTACTAAAGATACCATGTCAAACAAGAAACCTCTGAAGGTCAAAACCCTGAAAGGAAATAATATTTGGATAGACATTAAAGCGACTTCTATTACCTATAGTGATGGAAGAAAGTATAGATTATTAGCCATAATCGATGTAAGTCAGCAAAAGATTTCGGAACGAAATATTAAGAATTTATTAAATGTTGAACAAAGTTCAAGAAAAATGCTGAGTACTATCATCAATGCTTCTCCCGACTGGATTTATATCAAGGACCTGGAATTTCGTTACCTTCGAGTAAATGATTCTTTTGCAAGAGATATGCACTTGAATCCGGATGATATTTTAGGAAGAAGTGATATACAAATAGGTTTTCATGAAAATATTGTTTTTGGCGATGATGAAAGAGAAATCAAGGGCTTTCGAGAAGAGGACCTGGAAGTACTAAAAGGGAAAACCATTCATAATAGTTCTGTCGAAGTGATTGATAAAAATGGAAAAGTTAGAATTTTTGATACCTATAAATACCCGCTTTTTTCGGATGAGCAGGTCATCGGGATTGTTGGAATCTCAAGGGACATTACAGAGAGAAGAAAAGAGGAAGAAAGAGTTAAAGATTTATTAAAAAAAGAAATTGCTCTCAATGAGTTTAAGTCACGTTTTATCCGGATGGTTTCACATGAATTCCGAACTCCTCTTACCACTATAATGAATTCTTCTCATCTGATTAAGTCTTACGGGAATCGGCTTGATGACGAAAAGAAAGAAAAGTATTTTAAATATATAGAAGATGCCATTCATAATTTAATAGGTTTGCTTGATGATGTTATCTTAATCAACCAGTCTGAAGAAGATAGTTTGAACAATCATCCGGTAGAAATGAAACCTGTTAATACGATACAGGACATTATTGAAAAACTTGAAATAAGTTATAAAACACACCAAATACTTTTTTCAGTAGAAGGAGATCGTAAAACGGTTTATAGCCTCGATGATAGTCTATTTCGAATTATTGTGCAAAACTTAATAACAAATGCAATTAAGTATTCTCCGGGAAAAAAGAGTATAGAAGTTTACTTAGAATTAGATAAAGATGATATATTAATTCAAGTAAAAGATTATGGAATCGGAATTCCGCAAAAGGAATATGATAGTTTATTTAAATCCTTTTTTCGCGCCAGTAATGTGAAGAATATATCGGGAATTGGTTTGGGTTTAAATATTGTGAAATCCTGTGTAGAAAAAATGAAAGGAAAAATCTGGTTTGAATCTAAAGAAAATGAGGGAACTATCTTTTATATAAATATTCCTGCCTATAGTATTCTACTATAG